One window of the Candidatus Microbacterium colombiense genome contains the following:
- a CDS encoding CoA transferase, whose product MTVSSEVLARVWSELGEPQHATLTFSEPALPVALPSRLAAGDLAWASVAAVTLAARGDASSLSPDRIAVAYRSDRVLTIDGVAPPVWSPFSGFWRTTDGWVRTHGNYPHHAAGLRRALGLHDAVDADHVRAVLAERTSQEAVASIVAAGGLAVEVRPEDPTRDAALRAHPLLDIRRHEDAAPPSIAHTTNHGRPLDGIRVLDLTRVIAGPVCARTLALLGADVLRIDPPDLPEPEWQHLDTGHGKRSALLDARSPRLHELLASADVVVLGYRPAALTRLGIDPDQLSDRYPGLIVARLSAWGADAPERAGFDSLVQAESGIALIESPDADRPGALPAQALDHSAGYLLAAAVTALIRRRATDGGSWQAQISLRRVAAELLGMPRTTSPADERAIDAALHTQRFEVNGHELVTAAPVVPGIEFATPRPWGQAQARW is encoded by the coding sequence CGGGGAACCCCAACACGCGACCCTCACCTTCTCTGAGCCGGCGCTCCCCGTCGCCCTCCCCTCACGCCTCGCGGCGGGAGATCTCGCCTGGGCGAGCGTGGCGGCTGTCACCCTCGCTGCGCGGGGAGATGCGTCGTCGCTCTCGCCCGATCGCATCGCCGTCGCCTATCGGAGTGATCGGGTACTCACGATCGATGGCGTCGCTCCCCCGGTGTGGTCTCCCTTCTCCGGATTCTGGCGGACCACTGACGGGTGGGTCCGCACTCATGGCAATTACCCGCACCATGCCGCAGGGCTGCGGCGTGCGCTTGGGTTGCACGACGCAGTCGACGCGGATCACGTCCGTGCGGTGCTGGCCGAGCGCACTTCACAGGAGGCCGTCGCGTCGATCGTCGCGGCCGGTGGTCTGGCTGTGGAGGTACGGCCCGAAGACCCCACCAGGGATGCCGCGCTTCGTGCGCACCCCCTGCTCGACATCCGCCGACACGAGGACGCTGCTCCCCCATCGATCGCGCACACCACGAACCACGGCCGTCCGCTGGACGGCATCCGCGTCCTCGATCTCACGCGTGTGATCGCCGGTCCCGTCTGCGCCCGGACTCTGGCCCTGCTCGGCGCCGACGTTCTACGGATCGATCCGCCGGATCTTCCCGAACCCGAATGGCAGCATCTCGACACCGGTCATGGCAAGCGCTCAGCACTTCTCGATGCGCGTTCACCTCGCCTTCACGAGCTGCTGGCTTCAGCCGACGTGGTCGTTCTCGGTTACCGACCGGCCGCGCTCACGCGTCTCGGGATCGACCCTGACCAGCTGAGCGACCGATATCCCGGACTCATCGTCGCGCGCCTGAGCGCGTGGGGCGCAGATGCCCCGGAGCGAGCGGGATTCGACAGTCTCGTGCAGGCCGAGTCGGGGATCGCTCTGATCGAGTCACCCGACGCAGATCGACCCGGCGCCCTTCCCGCTCAGGCATTGGACCACAGCGCCGGCTATCTGCTCGCCGCCGCGGTCACCGCCCTGATCCGCCGGCGCGCCACGGACGGCGGGAGCTGGCAGGCGCAGATCTCGCTGCGGCGCGTGGCGGCGGAGTTGCTCGGCATGCCCCGGACCACGTCCCCCGCCGACGAACGAGCGATCGACGCGGCACTGCACACCCAGCGCTTCGAGGTGAACGGGCACGAGCTCGTCACCGCGGCCCCCGTCGTTCCGGGGATCGAGTTCGCGACGCCTCGACCCTGGGGGCAGGCTCAGGCGCGCTGGTGA
- a CDS encoding DUF4184 family protein, translated as MPFTPSHAIVALPFIRTPLVPAAIAIGAMTPDLPLFLRGVGLNYTFTHTPGNVLWTALLAFVLFLLWRVVLRPAVIELAPLGLARRLPTDWSDGGITAAGRAVGVGRSRGYPILLAVSLILGVLSHIAWDLFTHEGRGGVDLFPVLNETWGPFAGYKWLQYGSSVLGLIGIGIWALLRVRRSTPRADVEQTVPLLVRVAWWVSLPLILIAAWIFGLLVYGPLSAEFTVQRLAYRVLPPACALWGAVTLVLCVIVSVSRRPHQRA; from the coding sequence ATGCCGTTCACCCCGAGTCACGCGATCGTCGCGTTGCCCTTCATCCGCACCCCACTCGTGCCGGCGGCGATCGCCATCGGCGCGATGACACCGGATCTTCCGTTGTTCCTGCGCGGCGTCGGACTCAACTACACGTTCACCCATACTCCGGGCAACGTCCTGTGGACCGCGCTGCTCGCTTTCGTGTTGTTCCTGCTGTGGCGCGTCGTGCTCCGGCCCGCTGTCATCGAACTCGCACCGCTCGGGTTGGCGCGGCGTCTGCCCACCGACTGGAGCGACGGCGGAATCACGGCGGCGGGCCGTGCGGTCGGTGTCGGGCGCTCGCGCGGCTACCCGATCCTGCTCGCCGTCTCGCTGATCCTCGGCGTGCTGTCGCACATCGCGTGGGACCTCTTCACGCATGAGGGCCGCGGAGGAGTCGACCTGTTCCCCGTGCTGAACGAGACGTGGGGTCCGTTCGCCGGCTACAAGTGGCTGCAGTACGGATCCAGCGTGCTCGGTCTGATCGGCATCGGGATCTGGGCGCTGCTCCGGGTGCGCCGCAGTACGCCGCGCGCAGATGTCGAGCAGACCGTGCCCCTGTTGGTGCGCGTCGCCTGGTGGGTGTCGCTGCCGCTGATCCTGATCGCGGCGTGGATCTTCGGACTGCTCGTGTACGGCCCGCTCAGCGCGGAGTTCACCGTGCAGCGTCTCGCCTATCGGGTGCTTCCGCCGGCGTGCGCGCTCTGGGGCGCGGTCACGCTCGTGCTGTGCGTGATCGTCTCGGTGTCACGCCGACCTCACCAGCGCGCCTGA